CGGCGCCAGCCCCTGCCCCTCCAGCGCCCGCACCGCCAAGCCGATGCGCGGCCACGGCGTGGGGTGCGTCCGCATCACGCTCACCCCCTTGCCGCGGGCAATGCGGTCCACCTCCACCTCCACGCGGTCCAGCGTCGCACGGAGCGCGGCTTCGGGGAGCTGGCCGCGCTCCACCGCGATAGCCCAGGCGTGCGGGCGGCGGTCGGGGATGCTCGGGGTCGCGCCTCCCGCGGGCGCGCGGTGGCGGACCGTGGAGCGCACCATGTCTCCCAGCAGCGCCGATGCCGTAGGCGCGCCGCCCGCACCCGGTCCGGACAGCCGCACCCGCCCGTTCCACTCGCTCTCGATCACCACCGCGTTCTCCTCGTCGCGCGTGCGCCCCAGCTCCGACGAGGTAGCGACGAGCACCGGCTCCACGCTCGCCACCACGCCCCCCGGCAGCCGCGCCGCCTCTGCGACCAACCGCACGACGCCACCTAGCGCGCTCGCGGCGTGCGCCAGCCGCTCGGCGCCGTCGCCAAGCCCGCGGCGGCGCACATTGAGCCGCGCGGGATCGGCGCCGAAGGCCAGCCACGCCAGGATGCGCACCTTGTCTGCCGCGTCCTCGCCGCTCAGGTCGCGCGACGGGTCCGCCTCGGCGAACCCGCGCGCCTGCGCCTCCGCCAGCGCGGCGGGAAAGGTCCATCCATCCTCCAGGCGGCTGAGGATGTAGTTCGTGGTCCCGTTCAGGATGCCGTGGATCGAGCGGATGCCGGTCAGCGACAGCGGCTCGCGCAGGGCGCGGATCACGGGGACGCCGCCCATCACCGAGCTCTCGAAGTCCAGCCGCCCGCGGTGGATCCGCGCCAGCTCCGCCAGTTCCGGCCCGTGCGCCGCAATCAGCGCCTTGTTGGCCGTCACCAGCCGCCGCCCCGCCGCCAGCGTCGCCCGCGCAATGCGGAGCGCCGGGACGGAGCCGCCGATCGCCTCCACGACGAGGTCCGCGTCCGTGGCGAGAAAGGAGTCCACGTCCGTCGTCAGCAGCGCGCGGTCCAGCTCGCCCGGCCGCGGGCGCTCGCCGTGCGCCACGAGCACGCGGACGAGCTCGAACCGCAGGCCGTGGCGCGCGCGGATCTCGTCCGCACCCTGGTGCAGCAGCCGGACGAGGTCGCCACCCACCGTTCCGCATCCCGCGAGCGCAACGCGGACCACCCGCGAGCCGCCGTGAACTACCGGGACGCGGACGTCCACGGTCCCGATCTTCAGTGCAATGCTCATCATCACCTTTCCGTCAGTTGTGCAGCGGGCTCCAGCGCGTCGGCCAGGATGCGGGCCGTCTGTCCGGGCTCCAGCAGGAACGCGTCGTGGCCGTGGATAGAGTGGATTTCCCGGTACTCCGCCCCCGCCGCGTCCGCCCAGCTCCGCACGTCCCCGTCGCTGTACAGCAGGTCACCGGGGATGCCGACGCCAATCAGCCGGCCTTCGATGGACTTCAGCGCGGTCGCGACCCCGCCCCGGCCGCGGCCCACGTCGTGGCTGTCCATGGCCCGGGTGAGCGCCACGTAGCTGCGTGGATCGAAGCGGTCGCGCAGCTTGCGGCCGTGGTGCTCCAGGTACGAGGCGACGGACCATCCCCCATCCACCTCCCGCCGCCGCCCGAACCGCGACGCCTGCTCGTCCGGCGTGCGGTAGGTCATCATCCCGATCATCCGGGCGATTTCCAGCCCCCGCTCGCCCGCGGCCTCGATGGCCTGCCGCTGGATGTGGTTCCATGCGATGGCGGATGCCGTGTGCGCCGCCGGGGCCGCGAGCACGACGACGGACTCCGCAACTCGCGGGTTCTGGACGGCCCATTCCATCGCCACCATCCCGCCCAGCGATCCGCCGAGGGCGAGGGCGACGCGGGTGATGCCGAGTTCGTCCACCAGGAGCTGGACGAGTCGCGCCTGGTCGCGCGTCGTGACGAGGGGAAAGTCGGCGCGCCCCGGCTCCCACGGCCCCGTGGTGCCGTAGCACGAGCCCAGCAGGTTGGCGCAGAGCACGGCGTGGCGGTTCGTGTCGATCGGCTTGCCGGGGCCGATCACCTCCGTCCACCATCCGCCCGCCGCGTCGGCCGACCCGGTGAGGGCGTGGAAGACGAGGACGACGTTGTCGCGATCCTCGTTCAGCACGCCGTCCAGGTGGTACGCCTGCCGGACGCCGTGCAGCACCTGACCCGACTCCAGTTCGAAGCGGGGGACGCGCTGGACGTGCAGCTCGCGGCGGCTCATGCGGCCTCC
The genomic region above belongs to Longimicrobium sp. and contains:
- a CDS encoding homoserine dehydrogenase, with protein sequence MSIALKIGTVDVRVPVVHGGSRVVRVALAGCGTVGGDLVRLLHQGADEIRARHGLRFELVRVLVAHGERPRPGELDRALLTTDVDSFLATDADLVVEAIGGSVPALRIARATLAAGRRLVTANKALIAAHGPELAELARIHRGRLDFESSVMGGVPVIRALREPLSLTGIRSIHGILNGTTNYILSRLEDGWTFPAALAEAQARGFAEADPSRDLSGEDAADKVRILAWLAFGADPARLNVRRRGLGDGAERLAHAASALGGVVRLVAEAARLPGGVVASVEPVLVATSSELGRTRDEENAVVIESEWNGRVRLSGPGAGGAPTASALLGDMVRSTVRHRAPAGGATPSIPDRRPHAWAIAVERGQLPEAALRATLDRVEVEVDRIARGKGVSVMRTHPTPWPRIGLAVRALEGQGLAPAVLRVAE
- a CDS encoding homoserine O-acetyltransferase family protein, encoding MSRRELHVQRVPRFELESGQVLHGVRQAYHLDGVLNEDRDNVVLVFHALTGSADAAGGWWTEVIGPGKPIDTNRHAVLCANLLGSCYGTTGPWEPGRADFPLVTTRDQARLVQLLVDELGITRVALALGGSLGGMVAMEWAVQNPRVAESVVVLAAPAAHTASAIAWNHIQRQAIEAAGERGLEIARMIGMMTYRTPDEQASRFGRRREVDGGWSVASYLEHHGRKLRDRFDPRSYVALTRAMDSHDVGRGRGGVATALKSIEGRLIGVGIPGDLLYSDGDVRSWADAAGAEYREIHSIHGHDAFLLEPGQTARILADALEPAAQLTER